A genomic segment from Neodiprion lecontei isolate iyNeoLeco1 chromosome 1, iyNeoLeco1.1, whole genome shotgun sequence encodes:
- the LOC107221824 gene encoding uncharacterized protein LOC107221824 isoform X3 yields MINQYGGGTPTLRLLCSIAGGTSDAQWEDVTGSTPLTFMNDRVSFTTTVSARFWLMDCRNIGEVPKMATELYRESLFVPFVTNFVIYSKRMDLLEATLRILCMTDGKEGLHTLERQEEFLEIVKSRDVEALDGKDFYIEFSGNLTPVTKSGVQLRFTFRAFRQNRLSFHAKVKDPLLDPVARMLFMREPKVAKGEPSQQPICILNIVLPELLGKKKVELRFDKESDIEDSNIISHRMDSYASEYEGESKEKSDYPKAVVASPLYEGKLVSRNHENDRGDAVFIRESFAQSAACPLEIVDASYLDKVDAGKRSDDGPPDVEKQTYSEKLKFWEEIGKQRIISSIDQSEMEVPQNNVELATEDICSQLTKSSSLMIRGREELIEVMAEGDGTVDEERKNCIDIPDISECSVAEKAHYFEEQIQRELMAPAKTTLSPKVPVDFDLMKKVRVAKREKQQLDVTIPHKGVISVRQGDEEYASVVPSKTDNVIINVTDNMCNVTEECSESAAENLHDIPSVKPVKSKIPFTPSNDEQMQLGEPMKTLGESVNSELDYGADDERVEQVLANDDVVKKLLFNRRSNNLVTFDDILNISPCIANASPISVIRTCHDFLVGERQHASRQTWKDIGEAVGNADSVADHIQLKLVERSEADANYLNLGSRYVDDRSLGYETVSKQHDNREGSCPEIENVDHGTAEFPLETDSDVSTQPSEENDTKSIRIKDECLPALPENIALSEGISVSIRDIIASNPSNKLSDDSQSEEANRLVLTETTRQSEGLARQCEMKACYEFSDSEITSEDVPAMSADQTNSFKIDMTKREYDSRIPKHVGLTKMEDETQPVKRKDTAGSRIPVASDQHISLVLQSELKARPRTSHRKIIAGNSDGKESESRIPRRTAEGSKAETDERFVHRYKSEVQPHAEATETPKESFPAATLYLNVTDSSKIEMTNDTQASQVSHRVRDSLRTEKTMRLSVYESTDEISLSDVTIESVNSKDETFAADPMNASHLIEKTSGSAEGEFASMTSTADYRMSAKSEEKETISSEMYAITAEALITVTQKELLQEKATERMDSTLAKETLTKRVAEIDHNKKELEVTLNRDTTVKLLDDGKSFIAEGSADTKIFDSVQQEAVKLLEDEHGFLTDETNVCSFGETAAYASVGICTDFVTAKGGCLSERTATSFDADNSSAKGAAVSSRTAVTGSVTSRESENIRYHVDDEEIVRAKSRDRAIIDEPIAEVKIFPNDDGILTKQSEVRRIAETIIQSIETEIENTSILAVNLANQSVEKVEDYSSQERMTNAKLHHYKLGRESKQESISTTEDLTRDEESSPGSRNREGSFPSETSGRRLFHDQDMTISPSTTSDHTEAEDSIEIDSNEMGNRRKLGSPAYPLEEMQQQATTNIFDQDGRAIAFSRKESFDELAAWDATTLRKSGARVLEIIEPRDVNVTEESILWNTNEDARERCVVSQSYTTVKDHSGASTLRVMLCSERAEAIGSVTLFKQSNSADDPIVDDHVRNNYDMAFDAKINDAEAGSPTSVLPKMRIQNLDIKPVNWMIGDEKIEISESLQPSEVFNRELEEYESVVKQFSLEGANNEDAILPISQNKEHSFACEDVNVNDGTVVRIIQKETPKTKFRVIPVSDKQLESELVENNLDISCQELMDTLQKEFDAKTPTEHLAVEAFKVESSTGREVGHNLVKLMNEDSITQKHTSEKSDKQTIPVTDTGANETDYFETMKFQSPMQLAEERKNETVRMKGQIEGRVEYDTALELSGTDNRGEKIVAEDASSSTEKGMGSVECIVSSDNEKIQRALAMPQDDSLTTVGGGTFDSQPTPDHRTTAHHDTGAITKSRKDVEVTNINLSSRYAITVLDQVVKKEIAEVKESLEAAKQDLIEELSENSKMVFHIKDSPSEFQFKLESESIPNELHFLYRAPSVNDQPNKHDVTEDAEAASPVARPRSTGADMKVEIGKKLELVSRELRKDNGAITKEIDERDFESESKKRMEVLKREAVVIAKVEKPPTTDSSGNDNCSTVSVPTLVATTAPVTAADPGPIPIPVPFPVSVTIPVPASRSSSDVETKDDGFLMCPPQPAPRRRHKPVRALKKIRSDSETDIGSSSGESNYHSCDYEIGSGSRPSSSDIEAMQLGIPSGTASEYETALTSVETSSTSKPTSQDYHTAISSLSSRESIKSLYSESSGHLASVESSSELSETLVPSESDMDRDDFDESVDHVLEDDLVCVDAPITLKASHSPNNDYVLLASSEVACNIVEANVSSVATSRMKRSSEMIFQHDDEPCENIGSVEMDTCERQSSNSENALQIKSIDNATSTTLIIGNEFVGDSQMQSVDITTSRVDEDGIQSVCTQVTSKDKRVLSDNTVSPLGESESVVIENWMGTNACSSSSIIESKTMDVREEEGATVTDAEIKFTGFEQRPHLSLIQQASVSTSTASAISLETVIDRFDKERQERHSPDSDSFELVDKPDIIDDFVVIEEVGREAEEFDSEGKSIHISSINIVCANVKTYDREVENLITNTNHEDHSQPTSQLQVRNNELFDFESEDSPPQVSNEEHLYSQSYSDDEHYEGGKKWVEMQFQTDARGYEIEYDRGPLEDIKEEEITDFEASSSRFGSLGSHKESVGSIGSARGSLGSTPEYDVLAGRKYFTKPSEHDNLSLSSLQEFESLENAVAMESSKKLHCGSQDSINNGSLPRRYLTGRSGHGDDVSLSSLKDFEGLETACREAHMIELRAREEEDLLDHESPENRYKLESLARTKAESSAPASFNPSTSGSDDYEKRIREIDEIIRIAQSNVEKFDRQDDTAEDISQIDITETDSRGPGGNLGPGQSKAIEVAANCCAIVLHEGQSRVVQVQLKDQDIMETSTDSLEFDDHAVDKRRDPLCRSSDSLEMKTNLDLPSLSSDSLNNTRDPRELPPGCTFDQFDNSCRRISSDSLEIPSSEHQEDNIVQDKSREASCGNRNYSERSDTDNSSVRRVSSAEAGSLANTSLKCNLPNNGT; encoded by the exons CTTCGTCATTTATTCGAAACGAATGGATCTCCTTGAGGCTACGTTGAGAATATTGTGTATGACCGATGGCAAGGAAGGATTGCATACCTTGGAGAGGCAGGAGGAATTTCTTGAGATTGTAAAAAGCCGAGACGTAGAG GCGCTCGACGGTAAAGATTTTTACATAGAGTTCAGCGGTAACCTAACACCGGTGACAAAATCTGGCGTGCAACTACGGTTCACGTTCAGGGCATTCCGTCAAAACAGACTATCCTTTCACGCGAAGGTCAAGGATCCGTTGCTAGATCCGGTTGCAAGAATGTTGTTCATGCGTGAGCCAAAGGTCGCCAAAGGCGAGCCCTCGCAGCAGCCTATTTGTATACTAAATATCGTACTACCGGAACTACTTGGAAAGAAGAAGGTTGAACTGAGATTTGATAAGGAGAGTG aTATCGAGGACTCAAACATCATTAGCCATAGAATGGACTCTTACGCGTCTGAATACGAAGGagaaagcaaagaaaaatcCGACTATCCGAAAGCCGTAGTGGCATCGCCTCTGTACGAAGGGAAACTGGTCAGCAGAAATCATGAGAATGATCGAGGAG ATGCCGTCTTTATCAGAGAATCCTTTGCTCAAAGTGCGGCTTGCCCCCTAGAAATCGTAGATGCTAGTTATCTTGATAAAGTAGACGCCGGTAAACGAAGCGATGATGGCCCGCCTGATGTTGAGAAACAAACGTACTCCGAGAAGCTGAAATTCTGGGAGGAGATTGGCAAACAGAGAATCATCAGCAGCATTGACCAATCCGAAATGGAAGTTCCACAAAATAACGTGGAATTAGCAACAGAAGACATTTGTAGTCAGCTTACTAAGAGTAGCTCTTTGATGATACGCGGGAGGGAAGAATTGATTGAGGTGATGGCGGAGGGTGATGGGACAGTGGACGAAGAACGGAAGAATTGCATTGATATACCCGATATTTCCGAGTGTTCCGTAGCTGAAAAGGCTCATTACTTCGAAGAACAGATTCAGAGGGAATTAATGGCACCCGCAAAGACTACACTGAGTCCAAAGGTACCGGTTGATTTTGActtgatgaaaaaagtaaggGTGGCAAAAAGGGAGAAACAACAGTTAGACGTCACGATTCCTCACAAAGGGGTCATCAGTGTACGTCAGGGAGACGAGGAATATGCCAGCGTAGTGCCAAGTAAAACTGATAACGTTATAATAAACGTTACCGATAACATGTGTAACGTGACAGAGGAATGTAGCGAATCAGCGGCGGAGAATCTGCATGACATTCCAAGCGTGAAACCCGTGAAGTCAAAAATACCATTTACCCCATCGAACGATGAACAGATGCAGCTCGGAGAGCCAATGAAAACGTTGGGTGAAAGCGTCAACTCAGAATTAGATTACGGAGCTGATGACGAACGAGTAGAACAAGTTCTTGCAAATGATgatgttgtgaaaaaattattgttcaatAGGAGAAGTAACAACTTAGTAACATTCGATGACATATTAAACATATCACCATGTATAGCCAATGCATCGCCAATCTCGGTGATTAGGACCTGTCACGATTTTCTCGTAGGCGAAAGACAACACGCATCACGTCAAACGTGGAAAGACATCGGTGAAGCTGTCGGCAATGCTGATTCAGTCGCGGACCACATACAGTTGAAATTGGTAGAACGCAGTGAGGCGGATGCAAATTATTTGAATCTGGGGAGCCGCTATGTCGATGACAGATCACTGGGTTATGAAACCGTTTCAAAGCAGCACGACAACAGAGAAGGATCTTGCCCAGAGATTGAAAATGTTGACCATGGAACGGCAGAGTTTCCATTAGAAACTGATTCAGACGTAAGTACGCAACCATCGGAGGAGAATGACACGAAATCTATTCGAATCAAGGATGAATGCCTGCCTGCCTTACCAGAAAACATTGCATTGAGTGAGGGAATTTCTGTATCTATTCGGGACATCATTGCCAGCAATCCATCGAACAAGCTGAGTGACGATTCTCAATCGGAAGAAGCTAATAGATTGGTACTGACAGAAACGACGAGACAGTCCGAAGGTCTGGCACGGCAATGTGAAATGAAGGCTTGTTACGAATTTTCAGATAGTGAAATCACGAGTGAGGATGTGCCAGCGATGTCCGCGGATCAAACGAATTCCTTTAAAATTGACATGACGAAGAGAGAATATGATTCACGAATCCCTAAACACGTTGGTTTGACGAAGATGGAAGACGAGACACAACCGGTGAAACGCAAAGACACTGCGGGAAGCAGAATTCCCGTTGCCAGCGATCAACATATCTCATTAGTGCTACAATCGGAGCTTAAGGCACGGCCGAGGACTTCTCACCGGAAAATTATCGCGGGTAACTCCGATGGAAAAGAATCGGAATCGCGTATACCAAGACGCACCGCTGAAGGATCCAAGGCAGAAACAGATGAAAGATTTGTACATCGATACAAGAGCGAGGTTCAACCTCACGCCGAGGCCACAGAAACTCCTAAGGAAAGTTTCCCAGCAGCTACGCTGTACCTGAATGTGACCGATTCATCCAAGATAGAAATGACGAATGATACTCAGGCGAGCCAGGTGTCTCACAGAGTCCGCGACTCGCTCAGGACCGAGAAAACGATGCGTCTCTCTGTCTACGAGTCTACAGACGAAATTTCCCTGTCAGACGTTACGATTGAGTCGGTGAACTCTAAGGATGAAACTTTCGCAGCCGATCCGATGAACGCGTCTCACTTAATTGAAAAGACATCTGGTAGTGCCGAGGGAGAATTTGCGTCGATGACGTCAACGGCCGATTATAGGATGTCAGCGAAATcggaagagaaagaaaccaTCTCTTCGGAAATGTATGCCATCACGGCAGAAGCACTTATAACTGTCACACAGAAAGAATTATTACAAGAAAAGGCAACCGAAAGAATGGATTCAACATTGGCAAAAGAGACCCTGACGAAAAGGGTGGCAGAAATCGATCACAATAAGAAAGAATTGGAGGTGACATTGAATCGGGATACGACTGTGAAACTGCTCGACGATGGTAAGTCTTTTATAGCTGAAGGGTCGGCCGACACGAAAATCTTTGACAGTGTCCAACAAGAGGCAGTCAAATTACTCGAGGATGAACATGGTTTTCTCACAGACGAAACAAACGTCTGTAGTTTCGGGGAAACTGCAGCTTACGCGAGTGTTGGAATATGCACAGACTTTGTGACAGCGAAGGGGGGGTGTTTGTCTGAACGTACTGCCACATCTTTCGATGCAGACAATTCGTCCGCGAAAGGAGCAGCGGTGTCAAGTCGTACTGCAGTAACCGGTAGCGTAACCAGCAGGGAATCAGAAAATATTAGATACCATGTTGATGATGAAGAAATAGTACGAGCCAAATCTCGTGATCGCGCAATAATCGACGAACCGATAGCGGAGGTGAAAATCTTCCCGAACGATGACGGTATCTTAACGAAGCAGTCTGAAGTTCGAAGGATCGCCGAAACGATAATTCAGTCTATAGAaacagaaatagaaaatacatcAATTCTTGCAGTGAATCTAGCGAATCAAAGCGTTGAAAAAGTGGAGGATTATTCATCTCAAGAGCGAATGACCAACGCTAAATTACATCATTACAAGCTTGGCCGAGAATCGAAACAGGAAAGCATTAGTACAACCGAGGACCTGACGAGAGACGAGGAGTCTTCGCCGGGATCTCGTAACAGAGAAGGAAGCTTTCCCTCTGAAACCTCCGGCAGGAGGTTGTTTCATGATCAAGACATGACGATAAGTCCTAGCACCACGTCAGATCACACCGAGGCGGAAGACTCTATAGAGATCGATTCGAATGAGATGGGAAATAGACGGAAACTAGGTTCACCTGCATATCCTTTAGAAGAAATGCAGCAGCAAGCAACTACAAATATTTTCGATCAGGATGGTCGAGCCATAGCCTTTTCGCGGAAAGAATCGTTCGACGAGCTGGCCGCGTGGGACGCGACAACTTTGAGGAAGTCTGGCGCTCGGGTATTGGAAATAATCGAACCTAGAGATGTAAACGTTACGGAAGAATCGATTTTGTGGAATACGAACGAAGACGCCCGTGAGCGTTGCGTGGTTAGCCAGAGTTACACAACAGTGAAGGATCATTCAGGGGCAAGTACTTTGCGTGTCATGCTTTGCAGCGAAAGAGCTGAAGCTATTGGTTCAGTTACACTTTTCAAGCAGTCAAACTCGGCTGATGATCCGATCGTTGACGACCATGTGAGGAACAATTACGACATGGCGTTTGATGCGAAGATCAATGACGCTGAAGCTGGTAGTCCGACCTCGGTATTGCCAAAAATGCGGATACAAAATCTAGATATAAAACCTGTAAATTGGATGATCGgagacgaaaaaattgaaatatcagaGTCACTACAGCCTTCTGAAGTATTCAACCGGGAGCTGGAAGAGTACGAGTCAGTAGTAAAACAATTCAGTCTCGAGGGGGCGAATAACGAAGATGCGATACTACCAATTAGTCAGAATAAAGAACACTCCTTTGCGTGCGAGGATGTAAACGTGAATGATGGAACCGTAGTGAGGATAATTCAAAAGGAAACTCCAAAGACCAAGTTCAGGGTTATTCCAGTAAGCGACAAACAATTGGAGAGTGAactcgttgaaaataatttggatATCAGTTGTCAAGAGCTGATGGATACTTTGCAAAAAGAATTTGACGCCAAGACTCCCACGGAACACTTAGCCGTGGAAGCGTTCAAAGTCGAATCATCGACTGGCAGAGAAGTGGGACATAACTTGGTGAAACTGATGAATGAAGATTCCATTACCCAAAAACATACCTCGGAAAAATCAGACAAGCAAACAATTCCAGTGACAGACACAGGTGCGAATGAAACAGATTACTTTGAgacgatgaaatttcaatcacCGATGCAACTGgccgaagaaagaaagaacgaaacaGTCAGGATGAAAGGACAAATCGAAGGTAGAGTCGAATATGATACTGCCTTAGAGCTGTCTGGAACCGACAACAGGGGAGAGAAAATTGTAGCGGAGGATGCTTCGAGCAGTACCGAAAAAGGCATGGGATCAGTTGAATGTATTGTGTCCTCGGacaatgagaaaattcaaCGAGCACTGGCCATGCCTCAAGATGATAGCCTCACCACCGTAGGTGGCGGGACATTCGACAGTCAACCAACGCCCGATCACCGCACAACGGCTCATCACGATACCGGTGCCATAACAAAATCAAGAAAGGACGTAGAAGTGACGAATATTAATCTGAGTTCAAGGTATGCCATCACCGTGTTAGATCaagtggtgaaaaaagaaattgcgGAAGTGAAGGAATCCTTGGAAGCAGCGAAACAGGATTTAATTGAGGAGTTGAGCGAAAATAGCAAAATGGTTTTTCACATAAAAGACTCGCCTTCGGAGTTTCAGTTCAAACTTGAGTCGGAATCGATACCGAATGAATTACATTTCCTGTACAGGGCCCCGTCCGTAAACGATCAGCCAAACAAACACGATGTTACAGAAGACGCGGAGGCAGCTTCGCCAGTTGCAAGGCCACGAAGTACTGGTGCTGATATGAAAGTGGAGATTGGCAAGAAACTCGAGTTAGTGAGCAGGGAGCTACGAAAAGACAATGGTGCAATCACAAAGGAGATAGATGAGCGTGATTTTGAATCAGAGTCCAAGAAACGGATGGAGGTCCTGAAACGTGAGGCCGTTGTGATTGCAAAAGTTGAGAAACCACCCACTACTGATTCAAGTGGAAATGATAATTGCTCAACTGTCAGCGTTCCGACCCTCGTCGCTACAACCGCACCCGTCACCGCCGCAGACCCCGGCCCCATCCCCATCCCCGTTCCATTCCCCGTCTCCGTCACAATTCCCGTCCCTGCCAGCAGATCGAGTTCCGACGTGGAGACGAAAGATGATGGCTTCTTGATGTGCCCCCCTCAGCCAGCACCAAGGAGAAGACATAAACCGGTGAGAGCCCTGAAAAAGATCAGATCAGATAGTGAAACCGACATCGGTTCCAGTTCCGGCGAGAGTAACTATCATTCATGTGACTATGAAATAGGAAGTGGCAGCAGGCCAAGTTCCTCGGACATTGAGGCAATGCAATTGGGAATACCATCGGGAACCGCATCTGAATACGAGACAGCTTTGACGTCGGTTGAAACTTCATCGACGTCAAAACCCACCTCACAAGATTATCATACCGCAATCAGCTCATTGAGTTCGAGGGAATCCATAAAATCTCTTTATTCGGAGAGTTCCGGACATTTGGCGAGTGTCGAAAGTTCCAGCGAGCTTTCGGAAACATTAGTGCCTTCGGAAAGCGATATGGACCGAGACGATTTCGACGAAAGTGTTGATCATGTTCTTGAGGACGATTTAGTTTGCGTTGATGCACCAATCACGTTGAAGGCTTCTCACTCACCTAACAATGATTATGTATTACTAGCGTCGAGTGAGGTTGCCTGCAATATCGTTGAGGCGAACGTGTCCTCTGTGGCAACCTCCCGTATGAAAAGATCCTCTGAAATGATATTTCAACACGATGACGAGCCCTGCGAGAACATCGGCTCAGTCGAGATGGATACTTGCGAACGTCAATCTTCCAATAGCGAAAATGCATTGCAAATCAAATCTATCGACAACGCCACATCCACGACATTAATTATTGGGAATGAATTTGTTGGAGATAGTCAAATGCAATCTGTCGACATAACGACGTCTCGCGTAGATGAAGATGGCATCCAAAGCGTCTGTACTCAGGTTACCTCCAAGGATAAGAGGGTGTTAAGCGATAACACGGTCAGCCCATTGGGTGAGTCAGAGTCTGTTGTCATCGAGAATTGGATGGGAACGAACGCCTGCAGTTCTAGTAGTATCATAGAGTCAAAGACAATGGATGTTAGAGAGGAGGAAGGAGCTACGGTAACTGATGCCGAAATCAAATTCACGGGATTCGAGCAGCGGCCGCACTTGTCATTGATACAACAGGCCAGTGTGTCCACATCCACAGCATCCGCAATATCATTGGAAACGGTCATCGACCGTTTTGATAAAGAGAGACAAGAGCGACATTCCCCCGACAGCGATTCGTTCGAGTTAGTCGACAAGCCAGACATTATCGATGACTTTGTCGTTATAGAAGAAGTGGGCCGGGAAGCGGAGGAATTCGACTCTGAGGGAAAGAGCATCCACATAAGTAGTATCAATATAGTATGCGCAAACGTCAAAACTTACGACAGGGAGGTAGAGAACTTGATTACTAACACTAATCACGAAGATCACTCACAGCCGACGAGCCAGCTGCAGGTTAGAAATAACGAATTGTTCGACTTTGAATCAGAGGATAGCCCGCCTCAGGTATCAAACGAAGAACATTTGTATTCTCAGTCGTATTCGGATGACGAGCATTACGAAGGCGGCAAGAAATGGGTCGAGATGCAGTTCCAGACAGATGCCCGTGGTTATGAGATCGAATACGATCGTGGCCCGCTGGAGGACATAAAAGAGGAGGAGATAACCGACTTCGAGGCGAGCAGCAGTCGTTTCGGAAGCTTGGGAAGTCACAAGGAGTCAGTTGGAAGCATTGGTAGTGCACGTGGGAGTCTGGGCAGCACGCCTGAGTATGATGTACTCGCGGGAAGAAAATACTTTACCAAGCCGTCCGAGCATGACAATTTATCACTTAGCTCTTTGCAAGAATTTGAGAGCCTCGAGAATGCCGTGGCGATGGAAAGttcgaaaaaattgcattGTGGCTCGCAGGATTCAATAAACAATGGTAGTCTACCGAGGCGTTATCTCACAGGTCGGTCAGGTCACGGGGATGATGTGTCGTTGTCCTCGTTGAAGGATTTTGAAGGGTTGGAGACAGCCTGCCGCGAGGCCCACATGATTGAGTTGCGAGCTAGGGAGGAAGAGGATCTTCTTGACCATGAAAGTCCCGAAAATCGATACAAGCTAGAAAGTCTAGCAAGAACGAAGGCAGAATCGAGTGCTCCGGCATCTTTTAATCCCAGCACGTCGGGTTCCGACGATTACGAGAAGCGTATCAGAGAGATCGACGAGATTATTCGCATTGCTCAATCGAACGTGGAGAAATTTGATCGTCAAGATGACACGGCAGAAGATATTTCACAGATTGATATCACCGAGACAGACTCTAGGGGCCCCGGTGGTAACTTAGGCCCAGGGCAAAGCAAGGCAATCGAAGTAGCCGCCAATTGTTGTGCGATAGTGCTACATGAAGGCCAGTCCCGTGTGGTGCAGGTACAATTGAAAGATCAGGACATTATGGAAACTAGTACGGACTCGTTGGAATTTGATGATCACGCTGTTGACAAGAGACGCGACCCCCTTTGCAGGAGCTCGGATTCGTTGGAAATGAAAACGAACTTGGACTTACCGTCCCTGAGCTCGGATTCCCTCAACAACACCCGTGACCCGCGAGAACTGCCGCCGGGCTGCACCTTTGATCAATTTGATAATTCCTGCAGGCGAATTTCCTCCGACTCATTGGAAATACCTTCCTCGGAACATCAGGAGGATAATATTGTGCAGGATAAGAGTCGCGAAGCAAGCTGCGGTAACCGAAATTATTCTGAAAGAAGTGATACTGACAATTCGTCTGTCAGGCGCGTTTCATCGGCCGAAGCGGGAAGCCTAGCGAATACGAGCTTGAAATGTAATCTGCCCAACAACGGGACATAA